Proteins encoded by one window of Winogradskyella sp. PG-2:
- a CDS encoding histidine kinase dimerization/phosphoacceptor domain -containing protein yields the protein MIKTGKYDDAIFYLEKLLGSDKQLPTIGKLLNYSLLKKAHYLNKDYKSAYDVFETQKKLIDSLRTEQMLTKIAGSKVKYETEKKEAQLELLTLEKEKEKQKKNLFLIIAGLGLLLVGLIAYFFCKNKEKNKKLNNQNAILERTIDEKNVLLKEVHHRVKNSFQIVSSLLYLQSENMTDKNAKLAIKETENRVRSMVLVHQKLYKEYDLIGINSKENISDLVKDIFESHGSQGQPISYNLNIEPIVLDIETITPLGLILNELIINTMKHAFTGLKKDNTIDVNFSKADDKLVLKVIDNGKGFEGDIKQSSFGISLMKGLSKQLKASLNYNSKLKEGTQVILSISKFNILP from the coding sequence TTGATTAAAACAGGTAAATATGATGACGCTATCTTTTATTTAGAAAAACTTTTAGGATCCGATAAACAACTACCTACAATTGGTAAATTATTAAATTATTCATTACTAAAAAAAGCACATTATTTAAATAAAGATTACAAAAGTGCTTACGATGTTTTTGAAACACAAAAAAAACTCATTGATTCTCTCAGAACCGAACAAATGCTTACAAAAATTGCAGGTTCTAAGGTAAAGTATGAAACCGAAAAAAAAGAAGCACAATTAGAACTCCTAACACTCGAAAAAGAAAAAGAAAAGCAAAAGAAAAACTTGTTCTTAATCATAGCTGGCTTGGGTCTTCTTTTGGTTGGCTTAATCGCCTATTTTTTCTGTAAAAATAAAGAAAAAAACAAAAAATTAAATAACCAAAATGCGATCTTAGAACGCACCATCGACGAAAAAAACGTTTTATTAAAAGAAGTACATCATCGTGTGAAAAACAGTTTTCAAATTGTATCCAGCTTATTATACTTACAATCTGAGAATATGACGGATAAAAATGCAAAATTAGCTATAAAAGAAACCGAAAACCGTGTAAGATCTATGGTATTAGTGCATCAAAAATTGTACAAAGAATATGACTTAATTGGTATAAACTCTAAAGAAAACATTAGCGATTTGGTCAAAGATATTTTTGAGAGTCATGGATCACAAGGTCAACCCATAAGCTATAATCTTAATATAGAACCTATTGTTTTGGATATTGAAACCATAACGCCTTTGGGTTTAATTTTAAACGAATTAATTATCAATACAATGAAACATGCTTTTACTGGTCTTAAAAAAGACAATACAATAGATGTCAATTTTTCTAAAGCGGATGACAAATTAGTACTCAAAGTCATTGATAATGGTAAAGGTTTTGAAGGCGATATAAAACAAAGTTCTTTTGGTATTAGCTTAATGAAAGGTTTGTCTAAACAACTTAAGGCGTCCTTAAATTATAATTCTAAACTAAAGGAAGGCACCCAAGTTATCTTAAGTATTTCTAAATTTAATATTCTACCCTAG
- a CDS encoding tail fiber domain-containing protein gives MNNATDRVFSIGNGSDDSNRSNALTIFKSGLMNINDAYNMPLTDGTANQIMATDGADNVSFVNASTLFTDTNTTYDGTDFTLSNQSLPAGQFVTGVNAAGTLIGAIPNDNDNQNIQGSGLSGTNLTIAIEGGTSEVVDLSSLNSNDADWYETSTTTPSNDINNNIYTLGRVGIGGNPDTDLHLYHDDTAASAGLKIQNQGANNNWWRMFSSNATGNLFIYSTSGGAAPRGNFNNVTGVYSATSDRRLKKDFKPLPFSWKNFMNLETLSYLYKTQTDDKHSLGLIAQDVEQIYPELVTYITESDVYHMNYSGFGVTAIKAIKKLKQEVNILKEENAILKVKLNKLEQLKARLLTLENNTKEKRVIDN, from the coding sequence ATGAATAACGCTACTGATAGAGTATTTAGCATAGGTAATGGTAGTGATGATTCTAATCGAAGTAACGCTTTAACTATATTTAAAAGCGGCCTCATGAACATAAACGATGCATACAATATGCCATTAACAGATGGTACAGCCAACCAAATCATGGCTACAGATGGGGCAGATAACGTAAGTTTTGTAAATGCGTCTACACTATTTACAGACACAAACACAACCTATGATGGTACCGATTTTACTTTAAGCAACCAATCGCTTCCTGCTGGACAATTTGTAACAGGTGTTAATGCAGCTGGAACATTAATTGGAGCTATTCCCAACGATAACGACAACCAAAACATACAAGGCTCTGGTTTATCTGGTACAAATCTAACTATTGCGATAGAAGGTGGCACATCTGAAGTGGTAGATTTATCATCTTTAAATTCTAACGACGCAGATTGGTATGAAACATCCACAACAACACCATCAAATGATATCAATAACAATATATACACATTAGGGAGAGTTGGTATAGGTGGTAATCCTGATACTGATCTTCATCTATATCACGATGATACTGCTGCATCGGCTGGTTTAAAAATACAAAACCAAGGTGCCAATAATAATTGGTGGCGCATGTTTTCCAGCAATGCCACTGGTAATTTATTCATATATAGTACATCTGGAGGAGCCGCACCTCGTGGTAATTTTAATAACGTTACTGGTGTATATTCAGCAACCTCAGATAGACGCTTAAAAAAAGACTTTAAGCCGTTACCTTTTTCATGGAAAAATTTTATGAATTTAGAAACCTTAAGTTATCTCTACAAAACGCAAACTGATGATAAACATAGCTTAGGTTTAATAGCACAAGACGTTGAGCAAATCTATCCTGAGTTAGTGACTTATATCACAGAAAGTGATGTATATCACATGAACTACTCTGGTTTTGGTGTAACTGCTATAAAAGCAATAAAAAAGCTTAAACAAGAAGTGAATATACTAAAAGAAGAAAATGCTATTCTAAAAGTTAAGCTCAATAAATTAGAACAATTAAAAGCACGTTTACTTACATTAGAAAATAACACTAAAGAAAAAAGAGTAATTGATAACTAA
- a CDS encoding MFS transporter, producing MSNQNNKSALATLCTVFFFWGFIAASNGVFIPFCKTYFNIDQFQSQLVDFAFYGAYYIGALLLFILSGSIKKDILNNWGYKNGIVYGLLLSAVGAFVMYPATAGAEQGQTGVFYFVLMALFIVGLGFSLQQTAANPFTIAIGDPKTGSHRLNLTGGINSFGTTIGPIVVSLVIFGSATWSTDELSQMITNNEITLVTVQGLYLGVGVLFLAAAALFNFSKKLPALKSEKPFEPANKARNLLIILSIIVFGCIGYVISSYIGLTETTEELENTRLLLLFIALIAVIIAVSFAYTSASKKPEGWGAMKYPQLVLGMLAIFMYVGVEVTIGSNLGELLKQAEGDTNLNALGLTILNDSEIGKYISLYWGGLMIGRWVGAITVFNPSKGLKKALLIIVPYIAFAVIIFVNSVVNTFEITFTKSEILFFAVCIAVQIGGFFLAKDKPVKTLKVFSLLGIIGMLIGLFASGNVALFAFLSGGLFCSIMWPCIFTLSIAGLGKYTSQGSAFLIMMILGGAIIPPVQGKLADVFNIQSSYWIAVACFAYLLFYAFRTKTVLDKQEVEY from the coding sequence ATGAGTAATCAAAACAACAAATCTGCACTAGCTACGCTTTGTACAGTGTTCTTTTTCTGGGGATTTATAGCAGCGTCTAATGGCGTCTTTATCCCTTTTTGTAAAACGTATTTTAATATTGACCAATTTCAATCGCAACTTGTAGATTTTGCCTTTTATGGTGCTTATTATATTGGTGCCTTACTTTTATTCATTTTATCTGGTTCGATTAAAAAGGATATCCTCAATAATTGGGGATATAAAAATGGTATTGTTTACGGACTTTTATTATCCGCTGTTGGTGCTTTTGTGATGTATCCTGCAACAGCAGGAGCAGAACAAGGTCAGACCGGAGTTTTCTACTTTGTATTAATGGCGCTCTTTATAGTTGGCTTAGGGTTTTCATTACAGCAAACTGCCGCAAACCCATTCACAATTGCTATTGGTGATCCTAAAACAGGTTCACATCGACTTAACTTAACAGGTGGTATAAATTCATTTGGTACAACTATAGGGCCAATTGTAGTGAGTTTAGTGATATTTGGTTCAGCCACCTGGAGTACTGATGAGTTATCTCAGATGATTACCAATAATGAAATTACTCTAGTCACTGTCCAAGGACTTTACTTAGGTGTTGGCGTTTTATTTTTAGCAGCTGCTGCTTTATTTAATTTTTCAAAGAAATTACCAGCTCTGAAATCGGAAAAACCCTTTGAGCCTGCAAACAAAGCACGTAATTTATTGATTATATTATCAATAATAGTTTTTGGTTGTATTGGTTATGTAATTAGCTCATACATTGGATTAACTGAAACAACAGAAGAATTAGAAAATACTAGATTATTGCTCTTATTTATTGCATTAATTGCTGTAATTATTGCTGTAAGTTTTGCTTACACAAGTGCTTCAAAAAAACCAGAAGGTTGGGGAGCTATGAAGTATCCGCAATTGGTTTTAGGCATGCTTGCTATATTTATGTATGTAGGTGTTGAAGTTACCATTGGAAGTAATTTAGGTGAACTTTTAAAACAAGCCGAAGGAGATACTAATTTAAATGCTTTAGGACTTACGATTCTAAACGATTCTGAAATCGGGAAATATATTTCATTGTATTGGGGAGGTTTAATGATTGGTCGTTGGGTTGGTGCCATCACTGTTTTTAATCCTAGTAAAGGATTAAAAAAGGCGCTACTAATTATTGTACCCTATATAGCATTTGCAGTGATAATATTTGTAAACTCAGTGGTAAATACGTTTGAAATAACATTTACAAAAAGTGAAATTTTATTCTTTGCGGTTTGTATTGCCGTTCAGATTGGTGGATTTTTCTTAGCAAAAGATAAACCTGTTAAAACGCTTAAGGTTTTTAGTTTATTAGGAATCATTGGAATGCTCATTGGATTATTCGCCTCAGGAAATGTCGCATTATTTGCGTTTTTATCAGGTGGACTATTCTGCTCAATTATGTGGCCATGTATTTTTACTTTAAGTATCGCTGGACTCGGAAAATATACATCTCAAGGATCAGCATTTTTAATTATGATGATTTTAGGTGGAGCAATAATTCCGCCTGTACAAGGAAAGTTAGCTGATGTATTTAACATCCAATCTTCATATTGGATAGCTGTAGCTTGTTTTGCTTATTTATTGTTTTATGCCTTCAGAACTAAAACAGTCTTAGATAAACAAGAAGTAGAATATTAA
- a CDS encoding GNAT family N-acetyltransferase, with translation MEVKYLGDTDFDVIMECFLSAFENYFVKMPIDHDFYRERWEAAGVQYNLSYGMFDGDKLVGFIINAIDNRPGYLTAYNSGTGVIPKYRGQRIVKSIYDYAIPELLKNGITKCQLEVITENEKAIKSYEGIGFKKCKHYKCFKGEITLNLQSDFDLKKVSYNDMNWEVLPNQNLYSWDNQKESLAKANFEYYQVGVEGKIQSYFIMNSETGYIAQLEVFKDSPLQWLSLFSAIQSINKDVRINNIDDSLTSKINTVTSAGLKNTVNQYEMELYLK, from the coding sequence GTGGAGGTTAAGTATTTAGGAGATACAGATTTTGATGTTATCATGGAATGTTTTCTTTCTGCATTCGAAAACTACTTCGTTAAAATGCCAATAGACCATGATTTTTATAGAGAACGTTGGGAAGCCGCTGGTGTACAATACAATTTATCTTATGGTATGTTTGATGGTGACAAATTAGTTGGATTTATAATCAATGCAATAGATAATAGACCAGGCTATTTAACAGCTTATAATTCTGGTACAGGAGTGATTCCTAAATATAGAGGACAACGCATCGTAAAGTCTATTTACGATTATGCCATACCAGAATTACTTAAAAACGGAATCACTAAATGTCAGCTTGAAGTTATTACTGAAAATGAAAAGGCCATTAAATCTTATGAAGGTATTGGGTTTAAAAAATGTAAACATTACAAATGTTTTAAAGGAGAGATTACTCTTAACTTACAATCTGATTTTGATTTAAAGAAAGTTTCATACAATGATATGAATTGGGAAGTATTGCCAAATCAAAATTTATATTCTTGGGATAATCAAAAAGAGAGTTTAGCGAAAGCGAATTTTGAGTATTACCAAGTAGGTGTAGAGGGTAAAATACAATCGTATTTTATAATGAATTCTGAAACTGGCTATATTGCTCAACTCGAAGTTTTTAAAGACTCACCTTTACAGTGGTTAAGTCTATTTTCAGCAATACAATCCATAAATAAGGACGTTAGAATTAATAATATTGACGACAGTTTAACCAGTAAAATTAATACTGTAACATCTGCTGGTTTAAAAAACACAGTTAATCAATATGAAATGGAATTATATCTTAAATAA
- a CDS encoding aldehyde dehydrogenase family protein, producing the protein MIHSEMTDYRDNPYFNLFSKQKANQYTIGKSTYNQRIKKLNVLQRAVEVTYREHIKEALQKDLSKPVVETELSEIYQIVGDIKFTKTYLHQWMRKQKVKTPLSMLGASSYYLYESKGVCLIISPWNFPFNLTFGPLVSAIAAGNTVIIKPSEMTPHSSALMAKIIADVFKEDEVALVEGEVEASTQLLKLPFNHIFFTGSPNVGKIIMSAATKHLTSVTLELGGKSPTIIDKTANIDMAAKKIVWGKYLNAGQICVAPDYVLIDESIETDFINACKKWIKKFYSEQPENSRSFARIVTDKHFNRLKSHIENAKSLNAKFEVGGELDAESKYIAPTLVSHLKEDATLLQDEIFGPILPIVTYKNLNEAISYINAKERPLALYIYSKSKSNIKKVIAHTRAGGTCINNNVIHYANHNLPFGGTNNSGIGKSHGFFGFEAFSNKRAIVKQHTFGISEYLFPPYESVKEKLARLTVKWF; encoded by the coding sequence ATGATACATAGTGAAATGACAGATTATAGAGATAACCCTTATTTCAATTTGTTTTCTAAGCAGAAAGCGAATCAATATACTATAGGTAAAAGCACATATAATCAAAGGATTAAAAAGCTAAATGTACTTCAAAGAGCTGTAGAAGTAACCTATAGAGAACATATAAAAGAAGCTCTACAAAAGGATTTAAGTAAACCAGTTGTTGAAACAGAACTTTCTGAAATCTATCAGATTGTAGGTGATATTAAGTTTACGAAAACTTATTTACATCAGTGGATGCGTAAACAAAAAGTAAAAACACCACTATCAATGTTAGGTGCTAGTTCTTACTATTTATATGAATCTAAAGGAGTCTGCTTAATCATTTCGCCATGGAACTTTCCTTTTAACCTTACATTCGGACCTTTAGTATCCGCAATTGCTGCTGGTAATACAGTTATTATTAAACCGTCAGAGATGACACCACATTCATCAGCATTGATGGCTAAGATAATTGCAGATGTATTTAAAGAAGATGAGGTCGCATTAGTTGAAGGTGAAGTTGAAGCTTCTACACAATTATTAAAATTACCTTTTAATCATATCTTTTTTACAGGCTCACCAAATGTTGGTAAAATTATTATGTCTGCTGCTACTAAGCATTTAACATCTGTGACTTTAGAGCTTGGAGGTAAATCTCCAACTATTATTGATAAGACAGCAAACATAGATATGGCAGCAAAAAAGATTGTCTGGGGAAAATACCTCAATGCAGGACAAATATGCGTAGCACCAGATTATGTTCTCATAGATGAGAGTATTGAAACAGATTTTATTAATGCTTGCAAAAAATGGATAAAAAAATTCTACTCAGAACAACCAGAGAATTCAAGGTCTTTTGCCAGAATTGTTACAGACAAACATTTTAATCGTTTAAAATCTCATATAGAAAATGCTAAAAGCCTTAATGCTAAATTTGAAGTTGGAGGTGAGTTAGATGCAGAGTCAAAGTATATAGCGCCAACTTTAGTATCTCATTTAAAAGAAGATGCAACATTATTACAAGATGAAATTTTTGGACCTATTTTACCAATAGTTACCTATAAAAATTTGAATGAAGCCATAAGTTACATTAATGCTAAAGAAAGACCTTTAGCATTGTATATTTATAGTAAAAGCAAATCTAATATTAAAAAAGTAATAGCGCATACTAGAGCTGGTGGCACTTGTATTAATAATAATGTCATTCATTATGCTAACCATAACTTACCATTTGGGGGTACTAATAATAGTGGTATTGGCAAGAGTCATGGTTTTTTTGGTTTTGAAGCGTTTAGTAATAAACGTGCTATAGTAAAACAACATACCTTTGGAATTAGTGAGTATTTGTTTCCACCTTATGAAAGTGTAAAGGAGAAGTTAGCAAGATTAACCGTAAAGTGGTTTTAA
- a CDS encoding cyanophycinase, with product MQKIKGTLIPIGGNEDKGIEADELYTLEFIDEGILFHVVREAGGIDANIVVIPTASSIPVEVGENYLTAFSTLGCKNIEVLDIRSKEDSETERAIHLIKNADCVMFSGGDQSKIANKIGGTTIHNILVERYKNEKGFVIAGTSAGAMAMANEMIAGGSASESFIKGAVKMYKGLSLIPELIIDTHFIKRGRFGRISEAIAQFPKLIGLGLAEDTGLIIKNNSFEVIGSGMVIVFDGRKIKHNNHNILKEGTPMSLTNLRTHILSNGDLFNIKKKKVEVLPIEEPFI from the coding sequence ATGCAGAAGATAAAGGGAACTTTAATCCCAATTGGCGGTAATGAAGACAAGGGTATTGAAGCAGATGAATTGTATACTCTTGAATTTATTGATGAAGGTATTTTATTTCATGTGGTAAGAGAAGCTGGTGGTATTGATGCAAATATTGTTGTGATACCTACAGCATCTAGTATTCCTGTTGAAGTTGGTGAAAACTATCTAACGGCTTTTTCTACACTCGGTTGCAAAAATATTGAGGTCTTAGATATTCGTTCTAAGGAAGATTCTGAAACTGAGCGCGCTATTCATCTTATTAAAAATGCTGATTGTGTTATGTTCTCAGGTGGTGACCAGTCTAAAATCGCTAATAAAATAGGAGGTACAACAATTCACAACATTTTAGTTGAGCGCTATAAAAATGAAAAAGGCTTTGTAATTGCTGGTACAAGTGCTGGTGCCATGGCAATGGCTAATGAAATGATTGCTGGTGGAAGCGCATCTGAGTCGTTTATTAAAGGTGCTGTAAAAATGTATAAAGGACTAAGTTTAATTCCTGAGTTAATTATAGATACACACTTTATTAAACGTGGGCGTTTTGGACGTATCTCTGAAGCTATTGCGCAATTTCCAAAACTTATTGGATTAGGATTAGCTGAAGATACAGGCTTGATTATAAAAAATAATAGTTTCGAAGTTATTGGCTCTGGGATGGTCATCGTTTTTGATGGCAGAAAGATTAAACATAATAACCACAATATTTTGAAAGAAGGTACACCTATGTCTTTAACCAACTTAAGAACGCACATCTTGTCTAATGGTGATCTCTTTAATATTAAAAAGAAAAAGGTTGAAGTATTACCTATTGAAGAACCTTTTATTTAA
- a CDS encoding N(4)-(beta-N-acetylglucosaminyl)-L-asparaginase, with protein sequence MNRRKFIKNTALTGAGLLLGSALVGCNENATKETESTAVISNDDSKATLPLVIATWHVKEATAKAMEVLQAGGNALDAVEQGCMVEEANEKGQSVGKGGLPDRDGNVTLDACIMDKHGNCGAVVYLQDITHAVSVARKVMEETPHVMLAGEGAKQYAISQGFEAEDLLTEASKEAWEKWKVEAKYKPIINIENHDTIGMLAIDKNGDISGACTTSGLAYKMGGRVGDSPIIGSGLFVDNEVGAAVATGLGEEVVKTVGSFLVVELMRQGKSPQDACEEAIGRIVNKPNSNYKDFQVGYIAVNKKGETGSYSVHQWFSMTKFEDGVNAQIQSDYFNKTENS encoded by the coding sequence ATGAATCGTAGAAAATTTATAAAAAATACGGCATTAACAGGAGCAGGATTATTGTTAGGTAGTGCATTAGTAGGATGTAATGAAAACGCTACTAAAGAAACAGAATCTACTGCGGTAATTTCTAATGATGATTCTAAAGCAACATTACCACTAGTTATTGCAACTTGGCATGTAAAAGAAGCCACTGCAAAAGCTATGGAGGTTTTACAAGCTGGCGGAAATGCATTAGATGCAGTAGAACAAGGTTGCATGGTTGAAGAAGCAAATGAAAAAGGGCAATCTGTTGGAAAAGGTGGATTACCAGATAGAGATGGTAACGTCACTTTAGATGCTTGTATTATGGATAAGCATGGGAACTGTGGAGCTGTCGTTTATTTACAAGATATAACGCACGCCGTTTCTGTAGCACGAAAAGTTATGGAAGAAACGCCACACGTGATGCTCGCAGGAGAAGGAGCAAAACAATATGCCATCTCACAAGGTTTTGAGGCTGAAGATTTATTAACAGAAGCTTCAAAAGAAGCATGGGAAAAATGGAAAGTTGAAGCCAAATACAAACCTATTATCAATATAGAAAATCACGACACTATTGGTATGCTTGCCATAGATAAAAATGGTGATATTTCAGGCGCATGTACCACAAGTGGATTAGCTTATAAAATGGGAGGGCGTGTTGGAGATTCACCAATCATTGGTTCAGGTTTATTTGTAGATAATGAGGTAGGTGCTGCAGTAGCTACAGGTTTAGGAGAAGAGGTGGTAAAGACTGTTGGTAGTTTTTTAGTCGTAGAATTGATGCGTCAAGGCAAATCACCACAAGACGCTTGTGAAGAAGCTATTGGCAGAATTGTTAATAAACCTAACAGTAATTACAAAGATTTTCAAGTCGGTTATATTGCTGTAAATAAAAAAGGGGAAACTGGAAGTTACTCTGTACATCAATGGTTTAGCATGACTAAATTTGAAGATGGAGTCAATGCGCAAATTCAATCTGATTATTTTAATAAAACAGAAAATTCGTGA
- the cphA gene encoding cyanophycin synthetase — protein sequence MDIRSINAMRGPNYWSVRRHKLIVMVLDLQEMEEFPSNKIDGFPERLKAMFPSMYSHRCSEGCEGGFFMRVDDGTWMGHVIEHIALEIQTLAGMDTGFGRTRGFGEEGVYNVVFSYMEESVGRFAAKSAVRICEALIAGEDYDLEEDIQEMRELREADRLGPSTGSIVAEAEARGIPWIRLNKYSLCQLGYGANQKRIQATVTSETSSIGVELACDKEDTKYLLEQAEVEVPRGDIIRHERSLKEACRYVGFPLVIKPIDGNHGRGITVDIQNYDDALVAFHHAKESSRSGAIIVEKFIVGEDYRLLVINNQLVAGAIRTPAHVIGDGKSTVQELIDEVNSDPRRGFGHENVLTKITTNELTQKLIKDAGYTLESVIIEGERLILKDTANLSTGGTAEDITDIIHPANVSMAERISKIIDLDICGIDIMTTDISKPLSETRGAVLEVNAGPGFRMHLAPTSGLPRNVAAPVIDKLFPIKGDTGRIPIIATSGTNGKTTTTRLIAHIAKMKGYRVGYTTSDGVYIQNRLLMTGDCTGPASSEFVLKDPTVNFAVLECARGGLLRAGLGFKKCDVAVVTNVAADHLGLKGIHTIEQLAKVKAVVPETVLPDGYAILNADDDLVYDMRRNLDCNVALFSMDENNPRIKALQRLNGITAVYENGFVTICRGEWKMRLMKVENIPLTYGGKAKFMIQNVLAAVLAAHVQGISIEDMKAGLETFIPSASQTPGRLNLFEFNDFSILLDYAHNAAGMRALQKFIDELDATVKVGIIAGIGDRRVEDNNEMGSIAAEMFDEIIIRQDKRLRGKTEEELIKMLNDGIKSKDPNKKTTIIPSENEAIKYAVKNAVKGSLIILCSDVVPDALDLVKELKEKESRGELNLVD from the coding sequence ATGGATATAAGAAGTATTAATGCAATGCGAGGACCAAATTATTGGTCTGTAAGAAGACATAAGTTAATCGTCATGGTTTTAGATCTTCAAGAGATGGAAGAGTTTCCTTCTAATAAAATTGATGGATTTCCAGAACGTTTAAAAGCCATGTTTCCGAGTATGTATTCTCATCGTTGTTCTGAAGGTTGTGAAGGTGGATTTTTTATGCGTGTTGATGATGGAACATGGATGGGTCATGTTATAGAACATATTGCTCTAGAGATTCAGACACTTGCAGGTATGGATACAGGCTTTGGTAGAACGCGAGGTTTTGGTGAAGAAGGGGTGTACAATGTAGTGTTTTCGTATATGGAAGAATCTGTTGGGCGTTTTGCAGCAAAGTCGGCAGTACGTATTTGTGAAGCTTTAATAGCAGGTGAAGATTATGACTTAGAAGAAGATATACAAGAGATGAGAGAGCTTCGAGAAGCAGATCGTCTTGGGCCAAGCACAGGTTCTATTGTTGCAGAGGCAGAAGCGCGAGGAATTCCTTGGATTAGATTAAACAAATATTCACTTTGTCAATTAGGTTATGGAGCAAATCAGAAGCGCATTCAAGCTACTGTAACGAGCGAAACCAGCAGTATAGGTGTTGAATTGGCTTGTGATAAAGAGGATACAAAGTATTTATTAGAGCAAGCTGAGGTGGAAGTACCACGTGGTGATATTATTCGTCACGAACGTAGTTTAAAAGAAGCCTGTCGTTATGTTGGTTTTCCGCTGGTAATAAAACCAATTGATGGTAATCATGGACGTGGAATTACAGTAGATATACAAAACTATGATGATGCTTTAGTTGCTTTTCATCATGCAAAGGAAAGTTCGCGAAGTGGAGCTATTATAGTAGAAAAATTTATAGTTGGTGAAGATTATAGATTGTTAGTTATTAATAATCAATTAGTAGCAGGAGCCATTAGAACTCCAGCACACGTTATTGGAGATGGTAAGTCAACTGTGCAAGAACTGATAGATGAAGTTAATAGTGATCCACGTCGTGGATTTGGACATGAAAATGTTTTAACTAAGATTACGACTAATGAGCTCACACAAAAATTAATAAAAGATGCTGGATATACTTTAGAATCTGTTATTATTGAAGGTGAAAGACTGATTTTAAAAGATACAGCAAATTTAAGTACAGGAGGAACTGCTGAAGATATTACAGATATTATACATCCTGCAAATGTGAGTATGGCAGAACGCATTTCTAAAATTATAGATTTAGATATCTGTGGAATAGACATTATGACGACAGATATTTCAAAACCATTATCTGAAACTCGTGGAGCTGTTTTAGAAGTTAATGCTGGTCCAGGGTTTAGAATGCACTTAGCACCAACATCTGGATTACCAAGAAACGTTGCTGCTCCAGTAATTGATAAATTATTTCCAATAAAAGGAGACACTGGGAGAATTCCTATTATAGCAACTTCTGGAACCAATGGAAAAACAACAACAACTAGGTTGATTGCTCACATTGCTAAAATGAAAGGCTATCGAGTTGGTTATACTACTAGTGATGGTGTATATATTCAAAACAGGCTCTTAATGACAGGAGATTGTACGGGTCCTGCAAGTTCAGAATTTGTGCTTAAAGACCCTACAGTAAACTTTGCCGTTTTAGAATGTGCAAGAGGTGGGCTATTGCGAGCAGGATTAGGTTTTAAAAAATGTGATGTTGCTGTTGTTACTAATGTAGCTGCTGATCATTTAGGACTAAAAGGGATTCATACAATAGAGCAATTGGCTAAGGTTAAAGCAGTGGTTCCAGAAACTGTATTACCAGATGGCTATGCTATTTTAAATGCTGATGATGATTTGGTATATGATATGCGACGCAATTTAGATTGTAATGTAGCTTTATTTTCTATGGATGAGAATAATCCTAGAATTAAAGCTCTACAGCGCTTAAATGGTATTACAGCAGTTTATGAGAATGGCTTTGTTACAATTTGTAGAGGTGAATGGAAAATGCGCTTAATGAAAGTAGAAAATATTCCTTTGACTTATGGTGGAAAGGCAAAGTTTATGATTCAGAATGTATTGGCTGCGGTTCTTGCTGCTCATGTTCAAGGCATTAGTATTGAAGATATGAAGGCAGGTTTAGAGACTTTTATTCCATCAGCTTCTCAAACACCAGGACGATTAAATTTATTTGAATTCAATGACTTTTCTATTCTATTAGATTATGCACATAATGCTGCTGGAATGAGAGCTTTACAAAAATTCATTGACGAATTAGATGCGACTGTAAAAGTTGGTATTATAGCAGGTATTGGCGATAGACGTGTTGAAGACAATAATGAAATGGGTAGCATAGCTGCAGAGATGTTTGATGAAATTATAATAAGACAAGACAAACGTTTACGTGGAAAAACAGAAGAAGAACTCATTAAAATGCTTAATGACGGTATAAAGTCCAAAGACCCTAACAAGAAAACTACAATTATACCATCTGAAAATGAAGCTATAAAGTATGCAGTTAAAAATGCGGTTAAAGGCTCGTTAATCATATTATGCAGTGATGTTGTACCAGATGCTTTAGATTTAGTAAAAGAATTAAAAGAGAAAGAATCTCGAGGAGAATTGAATCTAGTAGATTAA